One segment of Peromyscus leucopus breed LL Stock chromosome 5, UCI_PerLeu_2.1, whole genome shotgun sequence DNA contains the following:
- the C5H8orf89 gene encoding putative uncharacterized protein C8orf89 homolog codes for MAILSPEIKFEASKVSRHSLDNCFLFESSWRKAVLETQKMRKAFGLEEPKESHKMPYLPELPSCPKNLNSTTLEIHKHLLHAETEIPPIRIKKTKEPCTVPALQEKSKGSVFSDPFIGAPSQFLQRLSRMAILEYDTIRQETHKKAKRGKKRDLRDC; via the exons atggcaaTACTATCTCCTGAGATCAAATTTGAGGCTTCCAAAGTCAGTAGACATTCCTTGGACAACTGCTTTCTGTTTGAGAGTAGCTGGAGGAAAGCAGTCTTGGAAACCCAGAAGATGAGGAAAG CATTTGGTCTAGAAGAGCCCAAAGAAAGTCACAAAATGCCGTATTTGCCAGAATTGCCAAGTTGCCCCAAGAACTTAAATTCAACTACACTCGAGATTCATAAGCACCTGCTGCACGCTGAGACGGAGATCCCTCCGATCAG GATTAAGAAGACCAAGGAGCCGTGCACCGTGCCAGCCCTTCAGGAGAAGTCAAAAG GTTCTGTCTTCAGTGACCCTTTCATAGGAGCGCCCTCTCAGTTTCTACAGAGGCTTTCCAGAATGGCCATATTGGAATATGACACTATTCGCCAGGAAACACACAAGAAGGCCAAGCGAGGCAAGAAGCGAGATCTCCGAGACTGCTGA